The following coding sequences lie in one Oceanicola sp. 502str15 genomic window:
- a CDS encoding GatB/YqeY domain-containing protein: MDIRTRVATALKEAMKAKEAARLSTLRLINAAIKDKDIAARGQDGAGEAGVTDAEVLGILGKMVKQRQESARAYEEGGRLDLAERELTEVKVIEEFLPQQLSEDEAEAAVSEAIAQAGAESIRDMGRVMGLLKERYTGQMDFGAVGPMVKARLG; encoded by the coding sequence ATGGATATCCGCACCCGCGTCGCGACGGCGCTGAAAGAGGCCATGAAAGCCAAGGAGGCCGCGCGCCTCTCGACGCTGCGTCTCATCAACGCCGCGATCAAGGACAAGGACATTGCCGCAAGGGGCCAGGACGGGGCCGGGGAGGCCGGTGTCACCGATGCCGAGGTGCTCGGCATTCTGGGCAAGATGGTGAAGCAGCGCCAGGAAAGCGCCCGCGCCTACGAGGAGGGCGGCCGCCTCGACCTCGCCGAGCGCGAGCTGACCGAGGTGAAGGTGATCGAGGAATTCCTGCCCCAGCAGCTCTCGGAAGACGAGGCCGAGGCCGCCGTTTCCGAAGCGATCGCGCAGGCGGGGGCCGAGAGCATCCGCGACATGGGCCGGGTGATGGGCCTGCTGAAAGAGCGCTACACCGGCCAGATGGACTTTGGCGCCGTCGGCCCGATGGTGAAGGCGCGGCTGGGCTGA
- a CDS encoding DUF2244 domain-containing protein, which translates to MPYQWQTPPPPGTRSRLTAWPFRSLPKVGFVWFIAATAALLLLPLLPALGTPVLWGLLPFLLGALWLLYALLQRSYRDGEILEELTLTDTRLTLTRHNPRGPAQSWEENPHWVRVTLHRTGGPVPNYITLSGKGREVEIGAFLSEDERMALHQDLTALLPLRD; encoded by the coding sequence ATGCCCTACCAATGGCAAACCCCGCCCCCTCCGGGCACCCGCAGCAGGCTCACCGCCTGGCCGTTCCGCTCGCTGCCCAAGGTGGGCTTCGTCTGGTTCATCGCCGCCACCGCCGCCCTGCTGCTCCTGCCCCTGCTCCCGGCGCTCGGCACCCCGGTGCTCTGGGGCCTTCTGCCCTTCCTGCTCGGCGCGCTCTGGCTGCTCTACGCGCTCCTGCAACGCAGCTATCGCGACGGCGAGATCCTCGAAGAACTCACCCTCACCGACACCCGCCTCACCCTCACCCGCCACAACCCCCGCGGCCCCGCCCAGAGCTGGGAGGAAAACCCCCACTGGGTCCGCGTCACCCTGCACCGCACCGGCGGGCCGGTGCCCAACTACATCACCCTCTCCGGCAAGGGCCGGGAGGTTGAAATCGGCGCGTTTCTCAGCGAAGACGAACGCATGGCACTGCACCAAGACCTCACCGCCCTCCTGCCGCTGCGCGACTGA
- the ctaD gene encoding cytochrome c oxidase subunit I, whose product MADATVHGHDHEDNRSFFTRWFMSTNHKDIGILYLFTAAAVGFVSVAFTVFMRMELMEPGVQFMCMEGTRMFGGEDCTPNGHLWNVLVTAHGILMMFFVVIPALFGGFGNYLMPLQIGAPDMAFPRMNNLSYWLYVAGTGLAIASVLSPGGNGETGSGVGWVLYPPLSVREGGYSMDLAIFAVHVSGASSILGAINMITTFLNMRAPGMTLFKVPLFSWSIFVTAWLILLALPVLAGAITMLLTDRNFGTTFFDPAGGGDPILYQHILWFFGHPEVYIIILPGFGIISHVIATFSRKPVFGYLPMVWALIGIGVLGFVVWAHHMYTVGMSLSQQSYFMLATMVIAVPTGIKIFSWIATMWGGSIEFKTPMLWAFGFLFLFTVGGVTGVVLSQAGIDRAYHDTYYVVAHFHYVMSLGAIFCIFAGIYFYFPKFTGKMYPEWAGKLHFWAMFIGANLTFFPQHFLGRQGMPRRYIDYPEAFAYYNHISSMGAFLSFASFLFFIVVIFWAMKYGKPSPAANPWNEHADTLEWTLPSPPPEHTFEILPKQEEWDKVPHH is encoded by the coding sequence ATGGCGGACGCCACCGTTCACGGTCACGACCACGAGGACAACCGGTCCTTTTTCACCCGCTGGTTCATGTCGACGAACCACAAGGATATCGGCATCCTCTACCTCTTCACCGCAGCGGCGGTAGGCTTCGTTTCCGTCGCCTTCACCGTCTTCATGCGGATGGAGCTGATGGAGCCGGGCGTCCAGTTCATGTGCATGGAAGGCACCCGGATGTTCGGGGGCGAGGATTGCACCCCCAACGGCCACCTCTGGAACGTGCTGGTCACCGCCCACGGCATCCTGATGATGTTCTTCGTGGTGATCCCGGCGCTCTTCGGCGGCTTCGGCAACTACCTGATGCCGCTCCAGATCGGCGCGCCCGACATGGCGTTCCCGCGGATGAACAACCTCTCCTACTGGCTCTACGTCGCAGGCACCGGCCTCGCGATTGCCTCGGTGCTCTCGCCCGGCGGCAACGGCGAGACCGGCTCGGGTGTGGGCTGGGTGCTCTACCCGCCGCTCTCGGTGCGTGAGGGCGGCTACTCGATGGATCTCGCGATCTTCGCCGTGCACGTCTCGGGCGCCAGCTCGATCCTCGGCGCGATCAACATGATCACCACCTTCCTGAACATGCGTGCCCCCGGCATGACCCTGTTCAAGGTGCCGCTGTTCAGCTGGTCGATCTTCGTCACCGCATGGCTGATCCTTCTGGCCCTGCCCGTGCTGGCCGGCGCCATCACCATGCTGCTGACCGACCGGAACTTCGGAACCACCTTCTTCGACCCCGCAGGCGGCGGCGATCCGATCCTCTACCAGCACATCCTGTGGTTCTTCGGACACCCCGAGGTCTACATCATCATCCTGCCGGGCTTCGGCATCATCTCCCACGTCATCGCCACCTTCTCGCGCAAGCCGGTCTTCGGCTACCTGCCGATGGTCTGGGCGCTGATCGGCATCGGGGTGCTCGGCTTCGTCGTCTGGGCGCACCACATGTACACCGTGGGGATGAGCCTGTCGCAGCAGAGCTACTTCATGCTGGCAACCATGGTGATCGCGGTGCCCACAGGCATCAAGATCTTCTCCTGGATCGCGACGATGTGGGGCGGCTCGATCGAGTTCAAGACGCCGATGCTCTGGGCCTTCGGCTTCCTGTTCCTCTTCACCGTGGGCGGCGTCACCGGCGTTGTGCTCTCGCAGGCCGGCATCGACCGGGCGTATCATGACACCTACTACGTCGTGGCGCACTTCCACTACGTGATGAGCCTTGGCGCGATCTTCTGCATCTTCGCGGGGATCTACTTCTACTTCCCCAAGTTCACCGGCAAGATGTATCCCGAATGGGCCGGCAAGCTGCACTTCTGGGCGATGTTCATCGGCGCCAACCTGACCTTCTTCCCCCAGCACTTCCTGGGCCGTCAGGGCATGCCGCGCCGCTACATCGACTACCCCGAGGCCTTTGCCTACTATAACCACATCTCCTCGATGGGCGCGTTCCTGTCCTTTGCCAGCTTCCTGTTCTTCATCGTGGTGATCTTCTGGGCCATGAAGTACGGCAAGCCCTCGCCCGCGGCCAACCCGTGGAACGAGCACGCCGACACGCTGGAGTGGACCCTCCCCTCCCCGCCCCCGGAGCACACCTTCGAGATCCTCCCCAAGCAGGAGGAGTGGGACAAGGTGCCTCACCACTGA
- the carA gene encoding glutamine-hydrolyzing carbamoyl-phosphate synthase small subunit — MPSQPKPTACLALADGTLFYGQGFGASGVRTAELCFNTAMTGYQEIMTDPSYAGQIVTFTFPHVGNVGVNPDDDETADPVAEGMVVKWDPTEPSNWRAVEQLQDWLEKRGRIGIGGLDTRRLTRAIRQQGAPHVALAHDPDGNFDIEALVASARSFSGLEGLDLAKGVTCAQSYRWDEMRWAWPDGFAKREGPGHKVVAIDYGAKRNILRCLASAGCDVTVLPASATAEEVMAHGPDGVFLSNGPGDPAATGEYAVPMIKGVLEADIPVFGICLGHQMLALALGAKTIKMNHGHHGANHPVKDLTTGKVEITSMNHGFTVDSQTLPAGVEETHVSLFDGSNCGISVADRPVFSVQYHPEASPGPQDSFYLFERFAAAMAAAKEKVAG, encoded by the coding sequence ATGCCCAGCCAGCCCAAGCCCACCGCCTGCCTCGCTCTTGCCGATGGCACATTGTTCTACGGACAAGGCTTCGGGGCCAGCGGCGTGCGCACCGCCGAGCTCTGCTTCAACACCGCGATGACCGGCTACCAGGAGATCATGACAGACCCCTCCTACGCGGGCCAGATCGTCACCTTCACCTTCCCCCATGTCGGCAACGTCGGCGTGAACCCGGACGATGACGAAACCGCCGATCCGGTGGCCGAGGGCATGGTGGTCAAGTGGGACCCGACCGAGCCCTCCAACTGGCGCGCCGTCGAGCAGTTGCAGGACTGGCTCGAAAAGCGCGGCCGCATCGGCATCGGCGGGCTCGACACCCGGCGGCTCACCCGCGCCATCCGCCAGCAGGGCGCGCCCCATGTGGCCCTCGCCCACGACCCCGACGGGAACTTCGACATCGAGGCCCTCGTCGCCTCCGCCCGCAGCTTTTCCGGCCTTGAAGGGCTGGATCTGGCCAAGGGCGTCACCTGCGCCCAGAGCTACCGCTGGGACGAGATGCGCTGGGCCTGGCCCGATGGCTTCGCCAAGCGCGAGGGGCCGGGGCACAAGGTGGTGGCCATCGACTACGGCGCCAAGCGCAACATCCTGCGCTGCCTTGCGTCTGCGGGCTGCGACGTGACGGTTCTGCCGGCCTCCGCCACCGCCGAAGAGGTCATGGCCCACGGGCCGGACGGCGTGTTCCTGTCCAACGGCCCCGGCGATCCGGCGGCGACCGGTGAGTATGCGGTGCCGATGATCAAGGGCGTGCTCGAGGCCGACATCCCGGTCTTCGGCATCTGCCTCGGCCACCAGATGCTGGCGCTGGCGCTCGGCGCCAAGACCATCAAGATGAACCACGGCCACCACGGCGCCAACCACCCGGTGAAGGATCTGACCACCGGCAAGGTCGAGATCACCTCGATGAACCACGGCTTCACGGTCGACAGCCAGACCCTCCCCGCCGGCGTGGAAGAAACCCACGTCTCGCTCTTCGACGGTTCCAACTGCGGCATCTCGGTGGCCGACAGGCCGGTGTTCTCGGTGCAATACCACCCCGAAGCCAGCCCCGGCCCGCAAGACAGCTTCTACCTCTTCGAGCGCTTCGCGGCGGCCATGGCGGCAGCCAAGGAGAAGGTGGCGGGCTGA
- a CDS encoding DUF5071 domain-containing protein, with product MAPHPCIPADKHDLPAVRRAAALPAQELVPLLPALLEWVQDANWPVARPVAALLASTGEPLLPHLETVFAGEDSVWKYWIIDLVVPALSPEVRAPLHSRLTQLADSPAPGDRAEEVHLVARQALDTAARP from the coding sequence ATGGCCCCGCACCCCTGCATCCCCGCCGACAAGCACGATCTCCCCGCCGTCCGGCGCGCCGCGGCCCTCCCCGCGCAGGAGCTTGTCCCGCTCCTGCCCGCGCTGCTCGAATGGGTGCAGGATGCCAACTGGCCCGTGGCCCGACCGGTCGCCGCCCTGCTCGCCAGCACCGGCGAGCCCCTCCTGCCCCACCTCGAAACCGTGTTTGCAGGTGAAGATTCCGTCTGGAAATACTGGATCATCGACCTGGTGGTTCCCGCCCTCTCCCCCGAGGTGCGTGCCCCGCTCCATAGCCGCCTCACCCAACTGGCCGACTCACCCGCCCCCGGCGATCGCGCCGAAGAGGTCCACCTCGTCGCCCGGCAGGCGCTCGACACCGCCGCCCGCCCCTGA
- a CDS encoding pyrimidine 5'-nucleotidase, which translates to MNHAPDFAHVTAWVFDLDNTLYPPEARLFDQIEVRMTAWVMEALGIEREAADALRSRYWADYGTTLAGLMEVHGLDPAPYLTHVHDISLDHLEADDALAAAIKALPGTRFVYTNGSRPYAERVIAARGLSGLFDDVFGVEHAGFRPKPERAAFETVFARAGLDPTRAAMFEDDPRNLAAPHAMGMRTVHVAPEPQPAPHIHHHTSNLAAFLSGL; encoded by the coding sequence ATGAACCATGCTCCCGATTTTGCCCACGTCACCGCCTGGGTCTTCGATCTCGACAACACGCTCTACCCGCCCGAGGCCCGGCTCTTCGACCAGATCGAGGTTCGGATGACCGCCTGGGTCATGGAGGCCCTCGGCATCGAGCGCGAGGCCGCCGACGCGCTGCGCTCCCGGTATTGGGCCGATTACGGCACCACCCTCGCCGGGCTGATGGAGGTGCACGGGCTCGATCCGGCGCCCTATCTCACCCATGTCCACGACATTTCGCTCGACCATCTCGAGGCCGACGACGCCCTCGCCGCCGCCATCAAGGCGCTGCCCGGCACCCGCTTCGTCTATACCAACGGCTCGCGCCCCTATGCCGAGCGGGTGATCGCGGCCCGCGGCCTTTCGGGTCTGTTCGATGATGTCTTCGGCGTCGAGCATGCCGGCTTCCGCCCCAAGCCCGAGCGCGCCGCCTTCGAAACCGTCTTTGCCCGCGCCGGGCTCGACCCGACCCGCGCCGCCATGTTCGAGGACGACCCCCGCAACCTCGCCGCGCCCCATGCCATGGGCATGCGCACCGTGCATGTCGCGCCCGAGCCCCAGCCCGCGCCGCACATCCATCACCACACCAGCAATCTCGCCGCCTTCCTCTCCGGCCTCTGA
- a CDS encoding response regulator transcription factor yields MSKRVLLVEDEPNIIEAIRFILSRDGWRVDTHSDGATALEAVARARPDVMVLDVMLPGKSGFDILRELRADEATAALPVLMLTAKGQGKDRELAMQFGANRFMTKPFSNDEVLDCLRELAGG; encoded by the coding sequence TTGAGCAAGCGGGTGCTTCTGGTGGAAGACGAGCCGAACATCATCGAGGCGATCCGGTTCATCCTGAGCCGGGACGGCTGGCGGGTGGACACGCATTCGGACGGGGCCACGGCGCTGGAGGCGGTGGCGCGGGCGCGCCCCGACGTGATGGTGCTGGACGTGATGCTGCCGGGCAAATCGGGCTTCGACATTCTGCGCGAGCTGCGGGCCGACGAGGCCACCGCCGCCCTGCCGGTGCTGATGCTCACCGCCAAGGGGCAGGGCAAGGACCGGGAGCTGGCCATGCAGTTTGGGGCCAACCGATTCATGACAAAGCCTTTTTCCAACGATGAGGTGCTCGACTGCCTGCGCGAGCTGGCGGGCGGATGA
- a CDS encoding glycosyltransferase family 2 protein, which translates to MSPQPKRRAAGEAPSSADGVLQLVTPKRSVEEDRPRLGTILVEMGAIDPPALLRALAMQAREDARLGDILLAHGQITPDQLMAALAKQWRARVIDTAFEPPDPRLVDLYSPERCLREAILPWRRLGSFTVVVTSRPQLFARHQEALTEIFGPVVMALAQESEINMAVQQIRAKALVKLAETRVDAPLSCRDLITRRRQRVMLATCLLLALAVLAAPRAALALLTGWAMLTLVLQMALKASATVHAWRALRAEARTRRAEAEAVTRKALALRPAAPLITPASTLPAFQSRPGETAIARLPVVSVMVPLFHEEHIASHLIERLSRLTYPKELLDVCLVMEAADDTTRLTLSRTPLPPWVRVITVPRGAVQTKPRALNYALEFCRGSIIGVWDAEDAPEPEQIHKVVARFHERPPEVACLQGALDFYNAGTNWLSRCFAIEYASWFRVVLPGLARLGWAIPLGGTTLFFRRDALERIGGWDAHNVTEDADLGMRLVRLGYRTELVESTTYEEANCRALPWVKQRSRWLKGYALTWAVHMRRPVRLWRDLGAWRFAGFQLLFLGALSQFILAPLLWSFWLVAFGLWHPLTPWLPVWAIWMVAATFFASELVNIATGLTGTWLAGHRRLLKWVPSLHLYFPLGALASYKALWEIVTKPFYWDKTTHGFHDESDDLAPIIVVEPRPPRAKPPAPVSPGPHPA; encoded by the coding sequence ATGAGCCCGCAGCCCAAGCGCCGCGCGGCTGGAGAGGCGCCGTCGTCTGCCGACGGTGTCCTGCAGCTTGTCACACCCAAACGCTCCGTCGAGGAGGACCGCCCGAGGCTGGGCACCATCCTCGTCGAGATGGGGGCAATCGACCCGCCCGCGCTGCTCCGGGCGCTGGCGATGCAGGCCCGCGAGGATGCGCGGCTGGGCGATATCCTCCTCGCCCACGGCCAGATCACCCCCGACCAGCTCATGGCCGCCCTCGCCAAACAATGGCGCGCCCGCGTGATCGACACCGCCTTCGAGCCGCCCGACCCGCGGCTCGTCGATCTCTACAGCCCCGAACGCTGCCTGCGCGAGGCCATCCTGCCCTGGCGGCGGCTCGGCTCCTTCACCGTGGTCGTCACCTCCCGCCCGCAGCTCTTTGCCCGCCACCAGGAGGCGCTGACAGAGATCTTCGGGCCGGTGGTCATGGCGCTGGCGCAGGAGAGCGAGATCAACATGGCGGTGCAGCAGATCCGGGCCAAGGCCTTGGTAAAGCTGGCAGAAACCCGCGTCGATGCGCCACTGAGCTGCCGTGACCTCATCACGAGGCGCCGGCAGCGTGTGATGCTGGCCACCTGCCTCCTGCTCGCCCTCGCCGTGCTCGCCGCCCCCCGCGCCGCGCTCGCCCTGCTCACCGGCTGGGCGATGCTGACGCTGGTGCTGCAAATGGCGCTGAAGGCCAGCGCCACCGTTCATGCCTGGCGCGCGCTGCGGGCCGAGGCCCGCACCCGCCGCGCCGAGGCCGAGGCCGTCACCCGCAAGGCCCTCGCCCTCCGCCCCGCCGCCCCGCTCATCACCCCCGCCTCCACCCTCCCCGCCTTCCAGAGCCGCCCGGGCGAAACCGCCATCGCCCGGCTCCCGGTCGTTTCGGTCATGGTGCCGCTGTTCCACGAGGAGCATATCGCCAGCCACCTCATCGAGCGGCTTTCGCGGCTGACCTATCCCAAGGAGCTGCTCGATGTCTGCCTGGTGATGGAGGCCGCCGACGACACCACCCGCCTCACCCTCTCGCGCACCCCGCTGCCGCCTTGGGTCCGGGTCATCACCGTGCCGCGCGGGGCGGTGCAGACCAAGCCGCGGGCGCTGAACTATGCGCTCGAATTCTGCCGCGGCTCGATCATCGGGGTCTGGGACGCCGAGGATGCGCCCGAGCCCGAGCAGATCCACAAGGTCGTCGCCCGCTTTCACGAGCGCCCCCCCGAGGTCGCCTGTCTGCAGGGCGCGCTCGACTTCTACAATGCCGGGACCAACTGGCTATCGCGTTGTTTTGCCATCGAATATGCAAGCTGGTTCCGGGTCGTTCTGCCCGGCCTCGCCCGGCTCGGCTGGGCCATTCCGCTCGGCGGCACCACGCTGTTCTTCCGCCGCGACGCGCTGGAGCGGATCGGCGGTTGGGATGCCCACAACGTCACCGAAGACGCCGACCTCGGCATGCGGCTGGTGCGGCTCGGCTATCGCACCGAGCTGGTCGAAAGCACCACCTACGAGGAGGCCAACTGCCGCGCCCTGCCCTGGGTCAAGCAACGCTCGCGCTGGCTCAAGGGCTATGCGCTCACATGGGCGGTGCACATGCGCCGCCCCGTCCGGCTCTGGCGCGACCTCGGGGCCTGGCGCTTTGCCGGCTTCCAGCTGCTGTTTCTCGGCGCCCTCAGCCAGTTCATCCTCGCGCCCCTGCTCTGGAGCTTCTGGCTGGTGGCCTTCGGCCTCTGGCACCCGCTCACCCCCTGGCTGCCGGTCTGGGCCATCTGGATGGTCGCGGCCACCTTCTTCGCCTCCGAGCTGGTCAACATCGCCACCGGCCTCACCGGCACCTGGCTGGCGGGGCACCGGCGGCTCCTCAAATGGGTGCCCAGCCTGCATCTCTACTTCCCGCTCGGAGCGCTGGCCTCCTACAAGGCGCTCTGGGAAATCGTCACCAAGCCGTTCTACTGGGACAAGACCACCCACGGCTTCCACGACGAGTCCGACGATCTGGCCCCCATCATCGTGGTCGAGCCCCGGCCCCCAAGGGCAAAGCCCCCCGCGCCCGTCAGTCCCGGGCCGCATCCAGCTTGA
- a CDS encoding GntR family transcriptional regulator → MPTARPPQRDAYGLILEAIDLGVYKPGDRLVESELAERFGVSRTPIREALQRLETQGLLVRDGRSLIVASLDHNELAELYIVRSELEGLAARLAARHATAEEVKVLGQMVQDDRARVDDPSALSRSNRRFHRQIHLASHNRFLIQQLDLVHRSMALLATTSLAAEGRGAEALAEHQAIVDALAARDEAGAGEALRRHISAAFEQRLKLDAARD, encoded by the coding sequence ATGCCAACAGCGCGGCCCCCGCAGCGGGATGCCTACGGGCTGATCCTCGAAGCGATCGACCTCGGGGTCTACAAACCCGGCGACCGGCTGGTGGAGAGCGAGCTGGCCGAGCGCTTCGGCGTGTCGCGCACGCCGATCCGCGAGGCGCTGCAACGGCTTGAAACGCAAGGGCTTCTGGTGCGCGACGGGCGCAGCCTGATCGTGGCGTCGCTGGACCACAACGAGCTGGCGGAGCTGTATATCGTGCGCTCGGAGCTGGAGGGGCTGGCGGCCCGGCTGGCGGCGCGCCATGCCACGGCGGAAGAGGTGAAGGTGCTGGGCCAGATGGTGCAGGACGACCGCGCGCGGGTGGACGACCCGAGCGCGCTCAGCCGGTCGAACCGGCGGTTTCATCGGCAGATCCACCTGGCCAGCCACAACCGCTTTCTGATCCAGCAGCTGGACCTCGTGCATCGCTCGATGGCGCTTTTGGCGACCACCTCGCTGGCGGCGGAGGGCCGGGGCGCGGAGGCGCTGGCGGAGCATCAGGCGATTGTCGATGCGCTGGCCGCGCGCGACGAGGCCGGTGCGGGCGAGGCGCTGCGGCGGCATATCTCGGCCGCCTTCGAGCAGCGGCTCAAGCTGGATGCGGCCCGGGACTGA
- a CDS encoding FAD-dependent monooxygenase, giving the protein MTRETTDILIAGAGIAGLTAAACFGQAGYSVTLAAPRPPSRDKTEGDQRSTAFLDPATALFSQAGLWDALAPHAQPLQELHITDTTGWPPKIRDTRAFRSEAPGTPPLAQNLMNWRIADVLLNALESLPNVTLHWGAGFASMVTREREALLRLTDGTSLRARLVIGADGRSSTVREAAGIEAEISRFGQKALAFTVTHPEPHSNISTEVYNQGGPFTLIPLPDSAGQAQSAVVWMTPGPETLRLQALDDAAFSAKASTRSAGLLGPLTLASRRALFPIITLRAKALTAQRTALIAEAAHVIPPIGAQGLNTSLNDLAALLGSATPDTLGSRQHLDAYEKSRARDVAARVAAIGFYNRLTRSGLPPLQSLRLSGLKVVADLPPLRRAVMRAGMGG; this is encoded by the coding sequence ATGACACGGGAAACCACCGATATCCTCATCGCGGGCGCCGGCATCGCCGGCCTCACCGCCGCCGCCTGTTTCGGGCAGGCCGGATACAGCGTCACCCTCGCCGCGCCGCGGCCGCCCAGCCGCGATAAAACCGAGGGGGATCAACGCTCTACCGCCTTCCTCGACCCGGCCACCGCGCTGTTTTCGCAAGCCGGCCTCTGGGATGCCCTCGCCCCCCACGCCCAGCCCCTGCAAGAGCTGCACATCACCGATACCACCGGCTGGCCCCCCAAGATCCGCGACACCCGCGCCTTCCGCTCCGAGGCCCCCGGCACGCCCCCGCTGGCGCAGAACCTGATGAACTGGCGCATCGCGGACGTGCTGCTCAACGCACTGGAATCATTGCCGAATGTTACGCTCCACTGGGGCGCCGGCTTCGCCTCCATGGTCACCCGCGAGCGCGAGGCCCTGCTGCGCCTGACTGATGGCACCTCGCTGCGCGCCCGCCTCGTGATCGGAGCCGACGGGCGCAGCTCGACGGTGCGCGAAGCCGCTGGAATCGAAGCAGAAATCTCCCGCTTTGGGCAAAAGGCCCTCGCCTTCACCGTCACCCACCCGGAGCCGCACAGCAACATCTCCACCGAGGTCTACAACCAGGGCGGCCCCTTCACCCTCATCCCCCTGCCCGACAGCGCCGGCCAGGCCCAATCCGCCGTCGTCTGGATGACCCCGGGGCCCGAGACCCTTCGCCTGCAAGCCCTTGACGACGCCGCATTTTCCGCCAAGGCCAGCACCCGTTCCGCCGGTCTGCTCGGCCCGCTCACCCTTGCCAGCCGCCGCGCCCTCTTCCCGATCATCACCCTGCGCGCCAAGGCTCTCACCGCCCAGCGCACCGCCCTCATCGCCGAGGCCGCCCATGTGATTCCGCCCATCGGCGCGCAGGGGCTCAACACCTCGCTGAACGATCTCGCCGCTCTCCTCGGCAGCGCCACGCCGGACACCCTCGGGTCTCGGCAACATCTTGATGCTTATGAAAAATCCCGTGCCCGCGACGTGGCGGCGCGGGTGGCGGCGATCGGGTTCTACAACCGCCTCACCCGCTCCGGGCTGCCGCCGCTGCAATCGCTGCGGCTCTCCGGCCTCAAGGTGGTGGCCGATCTGCCGCCCCTGCGCCGTGCGGTGATGCGCGCGGGCATGGGCGGTTAA
- a CDS encoding cbb3-type cytochrome c oxidase subunit I, with translation MTLLTILMIAPLAALLLLRRRPLALPLALAAGWALIALIAALSPPWPVSVTGTDRAYHDTYYVVAHSHYLLTSALILGGTALALLLVRAAGALTLPRWSAAALGLAQTGACLTILPTFSLHAAGAPRRYIDTPDSIAMVNWLSKLGGLLTFTGLLCRAALLLAGIALRLRARRRG, from the coding sequence ATGACCCTGCTGACCATTCTGATGATCGCACCGCTCGCCGCGCTGCTCCTGCTGCGCCGCCGCCCGCTCGCCCTGCCGCTGGCACTGGCGGCGGGCTGGGCGCTGATCGCCCTGATCGCGGCCTTGTCCCCACCCTGGCCCGTTTCGGTGACCGGCACCGACCGCGCCTATCACGACACCTATTACGTCGTGGCCCACAGCCACTACCTGCTCACCTCGGCCCTGATCCTCGGCGGCACCGCCCTCGCCTTGCTGCTGGTGCGGGCCGCCGGAGCGCTGACCCTGCCGCGCTGGAGCGCCGCTGCCCTCGGCCTCGCCCAGACCGGCGCCTGCCTGACGATCCTGCCCACCTTTTCCCTGCACGCCGCCGGGGCGCCCCGCCGCTACATCGACACCCCGGACAGCATCGCCATGGTGAACTGGCTCTCCAAGCTGGGCGGGCTGCTCACCTTCACCGGCCTCCTGTGCCGCGCCGCGCTGCTCCTCGCCGGCATCGCCCTCCGGCTCCGCGCGCGGCGCAGGGGATGA